From the Streptococcus oralis ATCC 35037 genome, one window contains:
- the rplK gene encoding 50S ribosomal protein L11 → MAKKVEKLVKLQIPAGKATPAPPVGPALGQAGINIMGFTKEFNARTADQAGMIIPVVISVYEDKSFTFVTKTPPAAVLLKKAAGVEKGSGTPNKTKVATVTRAQVQEIAETKMPDLNAANIESAMRMIEGTARSMGFTVVD, encoded by the coding sequence ATGGCTAAAAAAGTCGAAAAACTTGTAAAATTGCAAATCCCTGCTGGTAAAGCTACACCAGCTCCACCAGTTGGACCTGCTCTTGGTCAAGCTGGTATCAACATCATGGGATTCACAAAAGAGTTCAACGCTCGTACAGCTGACCAAGCTGGTATGATCATTCCAGTTGTTATCTCAGTATACGAAGACAAATCATTTACTTTCGTTACAAAAACACCACCAGCTGCTGTTCTTTTGAAAAAAGCTGCAGGTGTTGAAAAAGGATCAGGTACACCTAACAAAACTAAAGTTGCTACAGTTACTCGTGCACAAGTACAAGAAATTGCAGAAACTAAGATGCCAGATTTGAACGCAGCAAACATTGAGTCTGCAATGCGTATGATCGAAGGTACTGCTCGTTCTATGGGATTCACTGTTGTTGACTAA
- the ldcB gene encoding LD-carboxypeptidase LdcB/DacB — protein MKKRYIVLSGLLAVTLAACSQEKPKNEENTQKTEQTSQPEGTVGSKSQASSQKKAEVVNKGDYYSIQGKYDEIVIANKHYPLSKDYNPGENPTAKAELLKLIAAMQAAGYPISDHYSGFRSYETQTKLYQDYVNKDGKKAADRYSARPGYSEHQTGLAFDLIGTDGDLVTEEKAAQWLLDHAADYGFVVRYLKGKEKETGYMAEEWHLRYVGKEAKEIAASGLSLEEYYGFEGGDYVD, from the coding sequence ATGAAAAAAAGATACATCGTTTTATCTGGTTTGCTGGCAGTAACCCTAGCAGCATGTTCGCAAGAAAAACCTAAAAATGAAGAAAACACTCAAAAAACGGAACAAACTAGTCAACCTGAAGGAACTGTAGGAAGCAAATCCCAAGCCTCTAGTCAGAAGAAGGCAGAAGTTGTCAATAAGGGAGACTACTATAGTATTCAAGGAAAGTACGATGAAATCGTCATAGCTAATAAGCACTATCCTTTGTCAAAAGACTATAATCCAGGAGAAAATCCAACAGCTAAAGCAGAGTTGCTGAAGCTCATTGCAGCAATGCAAGCAGCTGGCTACCCAATCAGCGATCACTACAGTGGTTTTAGAAGTTATGAAACTCAAACCAAACTTTATCAAGACTATGTGAATAAAGACGGTAAGAAAGCTGCTGATCGCTACTCAGCTCGCCCAGGTTATAGTGAACACCAAACAGGTCTTGCATTTGACCTTATTGGGACAGATGGAGATTTAGTTACTGAAGAAAAGGCGGCCCAGTGGCTCTTGGATCATGCGGCTGACTATGGCTTTGTTGTTCGCTATCTCAAAGGCAAGGAAAAAGAGACTGGCTACATGGCGGAAGAATGGCATCTTCGCTACGTCGGAAAAGAAGCCAAAGAAATTGCTGCAAGTGGTCTCAGTTTGGAAGAGTACTATGGCTTTGAAGGTGGAGATTATGTCGATTAA
- a CDS encoding bifunctional hydroxymethylpyrimidine kinase/phosphomethylpyrimidine kinase — MKNNRILALSGNDIFSGGGLSADLATYTLNGLHGFVAVTCLTALTEKGFEVFPTDDTIFQHELNSLRDVEFAGIKIGLLPTVSVAEKALDFIKQRPGVPVVLDPVLVCKETHDVAVSELCQELIRFFPHVSVITPNLPEAELLAGQEIKTLEDMKTAAQKLHDLGAPAVIIKGGNRLSQDKAVDVFYDGQTFTVLENPVIQGQNAGAGCTFASSIASHLVKGDELLPAVESSKAFVYRAIAQADQYGVRQYEANQNN; from the coding sequence ATGAAGAATAATCGTATTTTAGCCCTTTCTGGGAATGATATTTTTAGTGGTGGTGGTTTATCAGCTGATCTTGCCACCTATACCTTAAACGGCTTGCATGGCTTTGTAGCAGTGACTTGTTTGACAGCCTTGACAGAGAAGGGGTTTGAAGTCTTCCCTACAGATGATACTATTTTCCAACATGAGTTGAATAGCTTACGTGATGTCGAGTTTGCAGGGATTAAGATTGGCCTTCTTCCTACTGTCAGTGTGGCTGAGAAGGCCTTGGACTTTATCAAGCAACGTCCAGGAGTGCCTGTGGTATTGGACCCCGTTTTGGTCTGCAAGGAAACGCACGACGTGGCTGTTAGTGAGCTCTGCCAAGAGTTGATTCGTTTTTTCCCTCATGTCAGTGTGATTACGCCAAATCTTCCTGAAGCAGAATTGTTGGCTGGTCAAGAGATCAAAACATTGGAAGATATGAAAACTGCAGCGCAGAAATTGCATGATTTAGGAGCGCCAGCAGTTATTATCAAGGGAGGCAATCGCCTCAGTCAGGACAAGGCAGTGGATGTCTTTTATGATGGACAAACTTTCACTGTTCTAGAAAACCCAGTCATTCAAGGCCAAAATGCGGGTGCAGGATGTACCTTTGCCTCAAGCATCGCCAGTCACTTGGTTAAAGGGGATGAACTTTTACCAGCAGTAGAGAGCTCGAAAGCTTTCGTTTACCGTGCTATTGCACAAGCAGATCAATATGGAGTAAGACAATATGAAGCAAACCAAAACAACTAA
- a CDS encoding adenine phosphoribosyltransferase has product MNLKDYIATIENYPKEGITFRDISPLMADGNAYSYAVREIVQYATDKKIDMIVGPEARGFIVGCPVAFELGIGFAPVRKPGKLPREVISADYEKEYGIDTLTMHADAIKPGQRVLIVDDLLATGGTVKATIEMIERLGGVVAGCAFLIELDELKGREKIGDYDYKVLMHY; this is encoded by the coding sequence ATGAATTTAAAAGATTATATCGCAACGATTGAAAATTATCCCAAGGAAGGCATCACCTTCCGTGATATCAGCCCATTGATGGCAGATGGCAATGCTTATAGCTATGCTGTTCGTGAAATCGTTCAGTATGCAACTGATAAGAAAATCGACATGATCGTGGGTCCAGAGGCTCGCGGATTTATTGTTGGCTGTCCCGTTGCCTTTGAGTTGGGGATTGGCTTTGCACCTGTTCGTAAACCAGGAAAATTGCCACGTGAAGTCATTTCAGCTGACTATGAAAAAGAGTACGGTATTGATACCTTGACCATGCACGCGGATGCCATCAAACCAGGTCAACGCGTTCTCATCGTAGATGACCTCTTGGCGACAGGTGGTACTGTCAAGGCAACCATTGAAATGATTGAAAGACTTGGCGGAGTTGTAGCCGGTTGTGCGTTCTTGATTGAACTTGATGAGCTTAAAGGCCGTGAAAAAATCGGAGATTACGATTACAAGGTACTTATGCATTATTAA
- a CDS encoding MFS transporter, with protein sequence MKQYLERASILALSLVLITSFSISSALPAMFDYYQGYPKEQIELLVSLPSFGIMIMLVLNGFLERLFPERLQISLGLLILSIGGTAPFWYQEYNFVFAMRILFGLGVGMINAKAISIISERYHGKTRIQMLGLRGSAEVVGASILTLVVGQLLSLGWTVTFLAYSAGFLVLILYLLFVPYGKEKKETKKKETETTRLTGKMKGLIFLLAVEAAVVVCTNTAITIRIPSLMVERGLGDAQLSSLVLSIMQLIGILAGVSFSFFISLFKERLLLWSGITFGLGQIVIALSPSLGVMVVGSVVAGFSYSVALTTVFQLLSERIPAKLLNQATSFAVLGCSFGAFTTPFILGAIGLVTQNGMLVFTILGCWLIVTSIFVMYALQKRA encoded by the coding sequence ATGAAACAATATTTAGAACGGGCTAGTATTTTGGCCCTCTCCCTCGTTTTGATTACCTCCTTTTCCATTTCAAGCGCTCTGCCAGCCATGTTTGACTACTATCAAGGCTACCCCAAAGAACAAATCGAGCTCCTGGTCAGTCTTCCTTCTTTTGGAATCATGATTATGCTGGTTTTAAATGGGTTTTTGGAGCGGTTATTTCCTGAGCGTCTTCAGATTAGTCTGGGACTTCTCATCCTTTCTATCGGTGGAACTGCCCCTTTCTGGTATCAGGAATACAACTTTGTCTTTGCGATGCGGATTTTATTTGGCTTGGGTGTTGGGATGATCAATGCCAAGGCCATTTCCATCATCAGCGAACGCTATCATGGAAAGACACGGATCCAGATGTTGGGGCTTCGCGGATCAGCAGAAGTTGTCGGGGCGTCGATTTTGACTCTAGTGGTCGGTCAACTCTTATCCTTGGGATGGACAGTGACCTTCTTGGCCTACAGTGCGGGATTTTTAGTATTGATTCTTTATCTGCTCTTTGTCCCTTATGGGAAAGAAAAGAAAGAAACAAAGAAAAAAGAGACCGAAACGACTCGTTTGACAGGAAAGATGAAAGGATTAATTTTTCTATTGGCTGTCGAAGCAGCAGTTGTTGTCTGCACCAACACAGCTATCACCATTCGTATTCCTAGTCTGATGGTGGAAAGAGGTCTAGGGGATGCCCAGTTATCGAGCTTGGTCTTAAGTATTATGCAGTTGATTGGTATCTTGGCAGGTGTGAGTTTTTCTTTCTTTATCTCTCTATTTAAAGAAAGATTGCTCCTTTGGTCAGGTATCACCTTTGGATTGGGGCAGATTGTGATTGCCTTGTCTCCGTCATTGGGTGTGATGGTAGTTGGAAGTGTTGTGGCAGGTTTTTCCTACAGTGTGGCCTTGACCACTGTCTTTCAGCTTCTTTCTGAAAGAATCCCAGCCAAGCTCCTTAATCAGGCAACATCTTTTGCAGTGCTAGGATGCAGCTTTGGAGCCTTTACGACACCTTTCATTCTTGGGGCGATTGGCTTGGTGACTCAAAATGGTATGTTGGTCTTCACCATTTTAGGATGTTGGTTGATTGTCACTTCTATCTTTGTTATGTACGCACTTCAAAAGAGAGCTTAG
- a CDS encoding Dps family protein, translated as MVELKKEAVKDVTTLSKTAPVALAKTKEVLNQAVADLYVAHIALHQVHWYMRGRGFLVWHPKMDEYMDSLDSYLDEISERLITLGGKPYSTLTEFLQHSEIEEEEGEFRNVEESLERVLAIYRYLIALFQKALDVTDEEGDDVTNDIFVGAKAELEKTVWMLTAELGQAPGL; from the coding sequence ATGGTTGAATTGAAAAAAGAAGCAGTAAAAGACGTAACAACATTATCTAAAACAGCGCCAGTAGCATTGGCGAAAACAAAGGAAGTATTGAACCAAGCAGTAGCGGACTTGTATGTGGCTCACATTGCCCTTCACCAAGTTCACTGGTATATGCGTGGTCGTGGCTTCCTCGTATGGCATCCAAAAATGGATGAATACATGGACAGTCTTGATAGCTATCTTGACGAAATCAGTGAACGTTTGATTACTCTTGGTGGAAAACCTTATTCAACTTTGACAGAATTCCTTCAACACAGTGAAATCGAAGAAGAAGAAGGAGAATTCCGTAACGTTGAAGAAAGCTTGGAACGTGTTCTAGCAATTTATCGCTACCTCATCGCTCTTTTCCAAAAAGCTTTGGATGTAACTGACGAAGAAGGTGATGATGTTACAAACGATATCTTTGTTGGGGCTAAGGCTGAACTTGAGAAAACAGTTTGGATGCTTACAGCAGAACTTGGACAAGCTCCTGGTTTGTAA
- a CDS encoding HIT family protein, whose amino-acid sequence MCLICQRIEWIKEGENPYFVKELETGYVVIGDHQYFKGYTLFLAKDHVTELHHMETSVKLRFLEEMSLVQEAVAKAFEAEKMNIELLGNGDAHAHWHLFPRRIGDMKGHGLNGRGPVWWVPWEEMAAEDCQVKSHELEQMIKALSDELEKHLV is encoded by the coding sequence ATGTGCTTGATTTGTCAAAGAATTGAATGGATCAAGGAAGGGGAAAATCCCTACTTTGTAAAAGAACTAGAAACAGGATATGTAGTTATTGGAGACCACCAATACTTTAAGGGCTATACCTTATTTTTAGCAAAAGATCATGTCACAGAACTCCACCATATGGAGACTTCTGTAAAACTTCGCTTTTTAGAGGAAATGAGTTTGGTCCAAGAAGCAGTCGCCAAAGCATTTGAGGCTGAAAAGATGAATATTGAACTCCTAGGAAATGGTGATGCCCACGCTCATTGGCATCTCTTTCCACGAAGAATAGGTGATATGAAGGGTCATGGATTGAATGGCCGTGGGCCAGTCTGGTGGGTGCCCTGGGAAGAAATGGCGGCAGAAGATTGCCAAGTGAAATCCCATGAGTTGGAACAAATGATTAAAGCCTTATCCGATGAATTAGAGAAGCACTTGGTCTAA
- the truA gene encoding tRNA pseudouridine(38-40) synthase TruA, producing MTRYKATISYDGFAFAGFQRQPHARSVQEEIEKTLTRLNKGQAIAVHGAGRTDSGVHALEQVIHFDLPYQMDEEKLRFALDTQSPEDIDVISIEIVADDFHCRYAKHSKTYEFIVDRGRPKNPMRRHYATHFPYPLDVERMQEAVKKLEGTHDFTGFTASGTSVEDKVRTITEASLSVDETGQFLTFTFSGNGFLYKQIRNMVGTLLKIGNNRMPVEQIDLILEKKDRQLAGPTAAPNGLYLKEIRYEE from the coding sequence ATGACAAGATATAAAGCAACTATTTCTTATGATGGTTTTGCCTTTGCCGGTTTTCAGCGCCAGCCTCATGCGCGGAGCGTTCAAGAGGAAATCGAAAAAACCTTAACGAGACTCAATAAGGGGCAAGCCATCGCTGTTCATGGTGCTGGTAGGACGGATAGTGGGGTCCATGCTCTGGAACAGGTCATTCATTTTGATCTGCCCTATCAGATGGATGAGGAAAAACTCCGTTTTGCTCTGGATACTCAGTCACCAGAAGATATCGATGTGATTTCGATTGAGATTGTGGCGGATGATTTTCATTGCCGTTATGCAAAACATAGCAAGACCTATGAGTTTATAGTAGATAGGGGGCGTCCTAAAAATCCCATGCGCCGTCACTATGCTACTCACTTTCCCTATCCCCTCGATGTGGAGCGGATGCAGGAGGCTGTCAAGAAATTAGAAGGAACCCACGATTTTACCGGTTTTACAGCATCTGGAACCAGTGTAGAGGACAAGGTTCGGACCATTACAGAAGCCAGTCTTAGTGTTGATGAGACAGGGCAGTTTTTGACTTTTACCTTTTCAGGAAATGGATTCTTATATAAACAGATTCGTAATATGGTGGGGACACTGCTCAAAATCGGAAATAATCGAATGCCAGTTGAGCAGATTGACTTGATTTTGGAGAAGAAGGACAGGCAGCTAGCAGGTCCAACGGCTGCACCGAATGGCTTGTATTTAAAGGAGATTCGTTATGAAGAATAA
- the rplA gene encoding 50S ribosomal protein L1: MAKKSKQLRAALEKIDSTKAYSVEEAVALAKETNFAKFDATVEVAYNLNIDVKKADQQIRGAMVLPNGTGKTSRVLVFARGAKAEEAKAAGADFVGEDDLVAKINDGWLDFDVVIATPDMMALVGRLGRVLGPRNLMPNPKTGTVTMDVAKAVEESKGGKITYRADRAGNVQAIIGKVSFEAEKLVENFKAFNETIQKAKPATAKGTYVTNLTITTTQGVGIKVDVNSL; the protein is encoded by the coding sequence ATGGCTAAAAAAAGCAAACAACTTCGTGCTGCTCTTGAAAAAATCGACAGCACAAAAGCATACAGTGTAGAAGAAGCTGTAGCACTTGCAAAAGAAACTAACTTTGCAAAATTTGACGCAACTGTAGAAGTTGCTTACAACTTGAATATCGACGTAAAAAAAGCTGACCAACAAATCCGTGGCGCAATGGTATTGCCAAACGGTACTGGTAAAACTTCACGCGTTCTTGTTTTCGCACGTGGTGCAAAAGCTGAAGAAGCAAAAGCTGCTGGTGCAGACTTTGTTGGTGAAGATGACCTTGTTGCAAAAATCAACGACGGTTGGTTGGACTTTGACGTAGTTATCGCTACACCTGACATGATGGCTCTTGTTGGACGTCTTGGACGTGTCCTTGGACCACGTAACTTGATGCCAAACCCTAAAACTGGTACTGTAACAATGGATGTTGCTAAAGCAGTTGAAGAGTCTAAAGGTGGTAAAATCACTTACCGTGCTGACCGTGCAGGTAACGTTCAAGCAATCATCGGTAAAGTATCATTTGAAGCTGAAAAATTGGTTGAAAACTTCAAAGCTTTCAACGAAACAATCCAAAAAGCAAAACCAGCTACAGCTAAAGGAACTTACGTAACAAACTTGACTATCACAACTACTCAAGGTGTTGGTATCAAGGTTGACGTAAACTCACTTTAA
- a CDS encoding DnaD domain-containing protein: MTYFDAFKSGNLVLPSALLLHFKELFPSSEDFLVWQFFYLQNTTALGDVSPSQIAEIIGKEVADVNQSISNLTENGLLQYRTIELNGEIELIFDASLAFERLDSLLDSQTPATTVPNPQNQLKDLVETFQQELGRLLTPFEIEDLSKTVKEDGVKADLIKEALREAVLNGKPNWKYIQAILRNWRHEGIQSVAQVEAKRAEREANNPKQVQASADFLDAMNLWQD, from the coding sequence ATGACATATTTTGACGCTTTTAAATCAGGGAACTTGGTTTTACCAAGTGCCCTGCTCTTGCATTTTAAGGAACTCTTTCCTTCCAGTGAAGATTTTCTGGTCTGGCAATTTTTCTATCTACAAAACACCACAGCCCTCGGAGATGTTTCGCCTAGCCAAATAGCTGAAATCATTGGCAAAGAGGTAGCAGATGTCAACCAATCTATTTCGAATTTGACTGAAAATGGTTTGCTACAATATCGAACCATTGAACTAAACGGTGAAATTGAGCTGATTTTTGATGCTAGTTTGGCTTTTGAACGCTTGGATAGCTTACTAGATAGCCAAACTCCAGCTACAACAGTCCCAAACCCGCAGAATCAGTTGAAGGATCTGGTTGAAACTTTTCAGCAGGAATTGGGACGCTTATTAACACCATTTGAAATCGAAGACCTTTCTAAGACTGTCAAAGAAGACGGAGTTAAGGCGGATTTGATCAAGGAAGCTCTCCGAGAGGCCGTTCTCAATGGCAAGCCAAACTGGAAATATATTCAGGCAATCCTACGAAACTGGCGCCATGAAGGCATTCAATCTGTTGCCCAAGTAGAGGCCAAACGAGCAGAGCGAGAAGCGAATAATCCCAAACAAGTTCAGGCTTCGGCTGATTTTCTCGATGCCATGAATTTGTGGCAAGATTAG
- a CDS encoding class I SAM-dependent methyltransferase, translating into MSEAGHKFLAKLGKKRLRPGGKRATDWLIAEGGFSKEKRILEVACNRGTTAIELAQHFGCKITAVDMDGQALEVAKKSAETAGVGHLIRFERANAMKLPYEDASFDIVINEAMLTMQADQAKKKCVMEYLRVLKPEGLLLTHDVLLKEAKESVRQELSQAIHVNVGPLTQDGWEQVMIESGYRDVKILTGEMTLMKLSGMIYDEGWLGTLKICVNACKKENRKQFLTMYKMFAKNKQKLGFIAMASYKSSNR; encoded by the coding sequence ATGTCAGAAGCAGGTCATAAGTTTTTAGCAAAACTGGGAAAAAAACGCTTACGTCCAGGTGGAAAACGTGCTACAGATTGGTTAATTGCGGAAGGAGGATTTTCAAAAGAAAAGAGAATACTAGAAGTTGCGTGCAATAGGGGAACCACAGCAATTGAGTTGGCACAGCATTTTGGTTGTAAGATAACTGCTGTTGATATGGATGGACAAGCCTTAGAAGTGGCTAAAAAATCTGCTGAAACGGCAGGTGTTGGTCATTTGATCAGATTTGAAAGAGCAAATGCAATGAAACTTCCTTATGAAGATGCTAGTTTTGATATTGTTATAAATGAAGCTATGCTGACTATGCAAGCCGATCAAGCTAAGAAAAAATGTGTAATGGAGTATCTAAGGGTTTTAAAACCTGAAGGTCTTCTTTTGACACATGATGTGCTTCTTAAGGAAGCTAAAGAGTCTGTCAGACAGGAATTGTCACAAGCAATTCATGTAAATGTAGGTCCTTTAACTCAAGATGGTTGGGAACAGGTGATGATAGAATCAGGTTATCGTGATGTGAAAATATTGACTGGTGAAATGACATTAATGAAATTATCAGGTATGATTTATGACGAAGGTTGGCTAGGAACTTTGAAAATTTGCGTAAATGCTTGTAAAAAGGAGAATAGAAAGCAGTTTTTAACTATGTATAAAATGTTTGCTAAGAATAAACAGAAATTGGGCTTTATTGCTATGGCTAGTTATAAATCGTCAAATCGTTAG
- the metA gene encoding homoserine O-acetyltransferase MetA: MPIRIDKKLPAVEILRTENIFVMDDQRAAHQDIRPLKILILNLMPKKVVTETQLLRHLANTPLQLDIDFLYMESHRSKTTRAEHMETFYKTFPEVKDEYFDGMIITGAPIEHLPFEEVDYWEEFSQVLEWSKTHVYSTLHICWGAQAGLYARYGVDKHQMEQKLSGIYPQDTLKEGHLLFRGFDDSYVAPHSRYTEIYKEEILGKTNLEILSEGEQVGVSILASRDLREIYSFGHLEYDRDTLAREYFRDYEAGLDPHIPENYFKNDDVNETPCLCWSSSAALFFSNWVNYAVYQETPFDWRKVEDDAAAFGYL; the protein is encoded by the coding sequence ATGCCGATTAGAATTGATAAAAAATTGCCAGCTGTTGAGATTTTACGGACAGAGAATATCTTTGTCATGGATGATCAACGTGCGGCCCACCAAGATATCCGTCCCTTGAAAATTTTGATTTTAAACCTAATGCCCAAAAAAGTGGTCACAGAGACCCAGTTGTTACGGCATTTAGCAAATACTCCTTTGCAATTGGACATAGACTTTCTCTATATGGAGAGCCACCGTTCCAAGACGACTCGTGCAGAGCATATGGAGACTTTTTATAAAACTTTTCCTGAAGTCAAGGACGAGTATTTTGATGGGATGATTATCACAGGGGCTCCGATTGAGCATTTACCATTTGAGGAAGTGGACTATTGGGAGGAATTCAGTCAGGTGCTTGAGTGGTCCAAGACCCATGTCTATTCGACCCTTCATATCTGCTGGGGTGCCCAAGCAGGTCTTTATGCTCGCTATGGAGTTGATAAACACCAGATGGAGCAGAAATTGTCAGGCATTTACCCGCAGGATACCTTGAAAGAGGGCCATCTTCTCTTTCGTGGTTTTGATGATAGCTATGTAGCTCCCCATTCTCGTTATACAGAAATCTATAAGGAAGAGATATTAGGAAAAACCAATCTGGAAATCCTCTCTGAGGGAGAACAAGTCGGCGTTTCTATTTTAGCCAGTCGGGATCTTCGTGAGATTTATAGTTTTGGTCATTTGGAGTACGATCGTGACACTTTGGCAAGAGAGTATTTTCGTGATTATGAGGCGGGACTCGACCCTCATATCCCAGAGAACTACTTTAAAAATGATGATGTAAATGAGACACCTTGTCTCTGTTGGTCTTCATCAGCTGCCCTCTTTTTCAGCAATTGGGTAAACTATGCAGTTTATCAAGAAACCCCTTTTGACTGGAGAAAGGTAGAGGATGATGCGGCTGCATTTGGATATCTATAA
- a CDS encoding Pr6Pr family membrane protein produces the protein MKLNYKFIFYSRVLLFLAAFTGVYLEITKHGGFGMLLYYTVLSNLLVTIFTGYLLRVMSRSGENWQSPTLLRLKGGVTMSIMITCVIYHFMLAPIATDFYRVENFLCHYIVPLWFLADTLFFDKRGQYKIWDPVLWTILPLVYMIFALFNGLVLKLNIPNSKDNPFPYFFLNVNKGWDVVIKWCLIIFAAYMVAGFIFYLIKQIKRK, from the coding sequence ATGAAACTGAATTATAAATTTATCTTTTATAGTCGTGTGCTCTTGTTTTTAGCGGCATTTACAGGGGTTTATTTAGAAATTACCAAGCACGGTGGCTTTGGTATGCTCCTTTACTACACAGTGTTGTCCAATCTTTTGGTAACGATTTTCACGGGCTATCTGCTCCGTGTGATGAGCCGTTCAGGTGAAAATTGGCAAAGTCCGACCTTGCTTCGTCTCAAGGGTGGCGTTACCATGAGTATCATGATTACCTGTGTGATTTACCATTTTATGCTTGCTCCGATCGCGACAGACTTTTACCGTGTGGAAAATTTCCTTTGCCACTATATCGTTCCACTCTGGTTTTTAGCCGACACCCTCTTCTTTGATAAACGGGGTCAATACAAGATCTGGGATCCAGTCTTGTGGACCATCTTGCCCTTGGTTTATATGATTTTTGCCTTGTTTAATGGCTTGGTCTTAAAACTCAATATTCCGAATTCCAAGGACAATCCCTTCCCTTATTTCTTTTTAAATGTGAACAAGGGTTGGGACGTGGTTATCAAATGGTGTTTGATCATTTTTGCGGCCTATATGGTTGCAGGCTTCATCTTCTATCTGATCAAGCAAATCAAGCGAAAATAG
- a CDS encoding zinc ribbon domain-containing protein YjdM, giving the protein MNNLPNCPKCHSEYVYEDGSLLVCPECAYEWNPAEVAEVEEGVVAIDANGNKLADGDTVTLIKDLKVKGAPKDLKQGTRVKNIRIVEGDHNIDCKIDGFGAMKLKSEFVKKI; this is encoded by the coding sequence ATGAACAACTTACCAAATTGCCCAAAATGTCATTCAGAATATGTCTACGAAGACGGAAGTCTCTTGGTTTGCCCAGAGTGTGCCTATGAATGGAATCCTGCTGAAGTTGCAGAAGTAGAAGAAGGTGTTGTTGCTATCGATGCCAATGGAAATAAATTGGCTGACGGCGATACTGTAACCCTCATCAAGGACTTGAAAGTAAAAGGTGCACCTAAGGATTTGAAACAAGGAACTCGTGTTAAAAATATCCGTATCGTAGAAGGTGACCACAACATCGACTGTAAGATTGATGGTTTTGGAGCTATGAAACTCAAGTCAGAATTTGTTAAGAAAATCTAG
- the tpiA gene encoding triose-phosphate isomerase — MSRKPFIAGNWKMNKNPEEAKAFVEAVASKLPSSDLVEAGIAAPAVDLTAVLAAAKGSNLKVAAQNCYFENAGAFTGETSPQVLKEIGTDYVVIGHSERRDYFHETDEDINKKAKAIFANGMLPIICCGESLETYEAGKAAEFVGAQVSAALAGLTAEQVAASVIAYEPIWAIGTGKSASQDDAQKMCKVVRDVVAADFGQEVADKVRVQYGGSVKPENVASYMACPDVDGALVGGASLEAESFLALLDFVK; from the coding sequence ATGTCACGTAAACCATTTATCGCTGGTAACTGGAAAATGAACAAAAATCCAGAAGAAGCAAAAGCATTCGTTGAAGCCGTTGCATCAAAACTTCCTTCATCAGACCTTGTTGAAGCAGGTATCGCAGCTCCTGCAGTTGATTTGACAGCTGTTCTTGCTGCTGCAAAAGGTTCAAACCTTAAAGTTGCTGCTCAAAACTGCTACTTTGAAAATGCAGGTGCTTTCACTGGTGAAACTAGCCCACAAGTTTTGAAAGAAATCGGTACTGACTACGTTGTTATCGGTCACTCAGAACGTCGTGACTACTTCCATGAAACTGACGAAGATATCAACAAAAAAGCAAAAGCAATCTTTGCAAACGGTATGCTTCCAATCATCTGTTGTGGTGAGTCACTTGAAACTTACGAAGCTGGTAAAGCAGCTGAATTCGTAGGTGCTCAAGTATCTGCTGCTTTGGCTGGATTGACTGCTGAGCAAGTTGCTGCATCCGTTATCGCTTATGAGCCAATCTGGGCTATCGGTACTGGTAAATCAGCTTCACAAGACGATGCACAAAAAATGTGTAAAGTTGTTCGTGATGTTGTAGCTGCTGACTTTGGTCAAGAAGTTGCTGACAAAGTTCGTGTTCAATACGGTGGTTCAGTTAAACCTGAAAACGTTGCTTCATACATGGCTTGCCCAGACGTGGACGGAGCCCTTGTTGGTGGAGCATCACTTGAAGCTGAAAGTTTCTTGGCATTGCTTGACTTTGTAAAATAA